The Humulus lupulus chromosome 3, drHumLupu1.1, whole genome shotgun sequence genome window below encodes:
- the LOC133821920 gene encoding LEAF RUST 10 DISEASE-RESISTANCE LOCUS RECEPTOR-LIKE PROTEIN KINASE-like 2.8, which yields MFSFKMATATIPLSFAIFFLITHSVLPSSTEAKGTLPKCPPVLCGKNGRTQLPFNRVMNPQCGVVKLNCSENGPRIQLKGGGHWFKIENISQSQPDSTISIDVKDALPADLQDRCKLMNEYSLPSPTDSYNFTAEISSTLYNCTKNLGSTTKDFVKTECIGYDFYYKPPNMSFPYEKQCPNTTLPFYSPFIPFTLQVKISSSCFGCDMRGGKCHNTTNNQFRCSLPPKKGHKRKMLKLGEGLAIIFGGIGILVIVLICCLRKFSILCWKKHNDAHQSIEAFLNTCGPLQVRRYSYSNIKKMTNLFTKKLGQGGFGSVYKGKLHDGHLVAVKMLNELKANDGEDFINEVAAISRTSHVNVVRLLGFCFEGAKKALIYEFMPNGSLEKFVYDENETEESYQLDWETYYGISLGIARGLEYLHRGCNTRILHFDIKPHNILLDADFVPKISDFGLAKVCTRKDSLLSMLGPRGTIGYIAPEVIYRNFGAVSHKSDVYSFGMMILELVGGRKNVNVRTEDINDIYFPQWIYKRLEVEELGLKTVMNEDDNVKARKMIITSLWCIQTDPSSRPTMSKVIEMLEGSLDSLQVPPKPFLSSPPRPPSSDSSTTFLSL from the exons ATGTTCAGCTTCAAGATGGCAACTGCTACTATTCCTCTATCTTTTGCTATCTTCTTTCTCATCACTCATTCTGTGCTTCCAAGCTCCACCGAAGCAAAGGGAACCCTTCCAAAATGTCCACCAGTTCTGTGTGGAAAAAATGGTCGGACTCAGCTCCCTTTCAACAGAGTGATGAACCCTCAATGTGGGGTGGTCAAGCTGAACTGTTCAGAAAATGGACCCAGGATCCAATTGAAAGGAGGAGGCCACTGGTTTAAGATTGAGAACATCTCTCAGTCTCAGCCAGATTCTACAATTTCAATAGATGTCAAGGACGCACTACCTGCGGATTTACAAGATCGTTGTAAGTTGATGAATGAGTACTCTCTTCCCAGCCCAACTGATTCTTATAACTTCACAGCTGAGATCTCATCAACGCTTTACAATTGCACCAAAAATCTTGGCTCTACTACGAAAGATTTTGTCAAGACTGAGTGTATTGGGTATGATTTCTACTACAAACCTCCAAACATGAGTTTTCCATACGAAAAACAATGTCCAAACACCACACTTCCATTTTATTCACCTTTTATTCCTTTCACTTTGCAAGTGAAAATAAGCTCTTCTTGTTTTGGATGTGATATGAGAGGAGGGAAATGCCACAATACTACCAACAATCAATTTCGGTGTTCTTTGCCCCCCAAAAAAG GACACAAGAGGAAAATGCTAAAGTTAGGAGAAGGATTAG CAATtatttttggtggaattgggaTACTTGTGATTGTGCTCATCTGCTGCTTGAGGAAGTTCTCAATATTGTGTTGGAAGAAACATAATGATGCTCATCAAAGTATTGAGGCATTCCTAAATACATGTGGCCCTCTTCAAGTTAGAAGATATAGTTATTCGAATATTAAGAAAATGACAAACTTATTCACAAAAAAACTAGGCCAAGGAGGCTTTGGTAGTGTTTACAAAGGAAAATTACATGATGGACATCTTGTTGCAGTGAAGATGTTAAACGAATTGAAAGCCAATGATGGAGAAGACTTTATTAACGAGGTCGCAGCAATCAGCAGAACTTCCCATGTCAATGTTGTCAGATTGTTAGGATTTTGTTTTGAGGGTGCTAAAAAGGCTCTCATCTATGAGTTCATGCCTAATGGCTCTCTTGAAAAATTTGTGTACGATGAAAATGAAACTGAAGAAAGTTATCAATTAGATTGGGAAACATACTATGGAATCTCACTTGGCATTGCTAGGGGATTAGAATATTTGCATCGAGGTTGTAACACGCGGATTTTACATTTTGACATCAAGCCTCATAACATTCTTCTTGATGCAGACTTTgtgccaaaaatatcagattttggCCTAGCCAAAGTCTGCACTAGGAAAGATAGTCTACTCTCAATGTTGGGTCCAAGAGGTACTATTGGGTATATTGCTCCAGAAGTTATCTATAGAAACTTTGGAGCGGTTTCCCATAAGTCTGATGTCTATAGTTTTGGAATGATGATTTTAGAATTGGTGGGTGGGAGAAAAAATGTGAATGTTAGAACAGAAGATATCAATGATATATATTTTCCACAATGGATCTACAAGCGCCTTGAGGTTGAAGAACTAGGGCTCAAGACAGTTATGAACGAAGATGATAATGTAAAAGCAAGGAAGATGATTATAACGAGTTTGTGGTGCATACAGACTGATCCCTCAAGCCGACCAACAATGAGTAAAGTCATAGAAATGTTGGAAGGTAGCCTTGACTCATTGCAAGTACCACCCAAGCCTTTCTTGTCTTCCCCACCAAGACCACCATCATCTGATTCTTCTACTACATTTTTATCTCTATAA